The proteins below come from a single Maylandia zebra isolate NMK-2024a linkage group LG23, Mzebra_GT3a, whole genome shotgun sequence genomic window:
- the rpl31 gene encoding large ribosomal subunit protein eL31, whose translation MAPTKKGEKKKGRSAINEVVTREYTINVHKRIHGVSFKKRAPRAIKEIRKFAVKEMGTPDVRIDTRLNKAVWSKGVRNVPYRIRVRLSRKRNEDEDSPNKLYTLVTYVPVTTCKGLQTVNVDEN comes from the exons ATGGCCCCAACaaagaaaggagagaaaaagaaggggCGTTCAGCCATCAACGAGGTGGTGACCAGAGAGTACACCATCAATGTCCACAAGCGCATCCATGGAGT GAGCTTCAAGAAGCGTGCTCCCCGCGCCATCAAGGAGATCCGCAAGTTCGCAGTGAAGGAAATGGGAACTCCTGATGTCCGCATTGACACTCGTCTCAACAAGGCAGTGTGGAGTAAGGGTGTGAG GAACGTCCCGTACAGGATACGCGTACGGCTGTCCAGGAAGCGTAACGAGGACGAGGATTCCCCCAACAAACTGTACACCCTGGTCACATACGTTCCTGTCACCACATGCAAAG GTCTGCAGACAGTCAATGTTGATGAAAACTAA
- the chst10 gene encoding carbohydrate sulfotransferase 10 has protein sequence MCEAMRHYWLLIGACGWVLLILMFLSKFISFRAVDDYGERAGSQSGTVPGTKVVVKPIGMSSPEKQSPKSSDQPTAVPAVADWQSVAQKRIELLSTVCKNSSLRNLTHVSISKFVLDRIFVCDKHKILFCQTPKVGNTQWKKVLIVLNGAFQTVEEIPENLVHDHEKNGLPRLSSLTQQEINHRLDTYFKFFIVRDPFERLISAFKDKFVKNPRFEPWYKHDIAPAIIWKYRKIHRNNDLVASGLHFEDFVRYLGDMEGHRRMDRQFGEHIIHWVTYAELCAPCKINYSVVGHHETLEQDAPYILKAAGIDTLVTYPAIPPGITRYNRTKVEHYFSGISKRDVKRLYARYQGDFHLFGYPSPDFLLN, from the exons ATGTGCGAAGCGATGCGGCACTACTGGCTGCTCATCGGGGCTTGCGGCTGGGTGCTGCTAATCCTGATGTTTCTCAGCAAGTTCATCAGCTTCAGAGCTGTTGATG attaCGGAGAGAGAGCTGGAAGTCAGAGCGGGACAGTACCAGGCACTAAGGTGGTGGTCAAACCCATTGGGATGTCCAGCCCTGAAAAGCAATCTCCAAAGTCATCAGATCAG CCTACAGCAGTACCCGCAGTGGCAGATTGGCAGTCAGTCGCCCAGAAGCGAATCGAGCTGCTCTCGACAGTGTGTAAGAACAGCAGCCTGAGAAATCTGACACACGTCTCCATCAGCAAATTTGTCCTCGACCGGATCTTTGTCTGTGACAAACACAAGATCCTGTTCTGCCAGACGCCTAAAGTGGGTAATACACAGTGGAAGAAGGTCCTCATTGTACTCAATG gGGCTTTCCAGACTGTGGAGGAGATCCCAGAAAACCTTGTTCATGACCATGAGAAAAATGGCCTCCCTCGCTTGTCGTCCCTCACTCAGCAGGAAATAAATCACAG ATTAGACACCTATTTCAAGTTCTTCATTGTGAGGGATCCCTTCGAGCGCCTGATCTCTGCATTCAAGGACAAGTTTGTGAAGAACCCCCGCTTCGAGCCGTGGTACAAGCACGACATAGCTCCGGCCATTATATGGAAATATCGCAAGATTCACCGCAACAATGACCTCGTCGCCTCCGGTCTCCACTTCGAAGACTTTGTTCGCTACCTCGGCGATATGGAAGGCCACCGGCGTATGGACCGGCAGTTTGGCGAGCACATCATCCACTGGGTGACGTACGCAGAGCTGTGTGCGCCATGCAAAATAAACTACAGCGTGGTCGGCCACCACGAGACGCTGGAACAGGATGCCCCGTACATCCTCAAAGCGGCAGGCATCGACACACTGGTGACCTACCCTGCCATTCCTCCAGGCATCACACGCTATAACAGGACCAAGGTGGAGCACTACTTCTCAGGCATCAGCAAGCGAGACGTCAAGCGCCTCTACGCACGCTATCAGGGCGATTTCCATCTGTTCGGCTACCCAAGCCCAGACTTTCTACTGAACTAA